Within Halalkalibaculum roseum, the genomic segment CTATTAATTTTAAGACAGATATAGGAGATATTATCTGGAAATGTGCCGTGTCCTATTCCGAATAACACCCAAGCTGCTTTCGCAACCCTAGTAACCTTAGCAGCATTTCCATTCCCCGAAAGTGGTTTAAAGCTGCCGGTTAACTAAGGCTGCTTATGCTCCTGACATGAAGACCTGATCGGCTACCCCTTTTTCCCAATTTTGAACTCGTATTTCAATGCATCCAAGAATTAAGCCTTTATTTTAAGTGAATATTTAACTACAATTATTTAAAGAGATGCTATTGCCCTTCTTTAAGAATTACTATGTCGTTTACGACAGTTAAGAATCAGTTTGGAGAGAACTGAATTCCACCTCTGGATTAGCTATACAAGCAACTTGTATCAGCTTACTCGCAATTTTATAACCTAGGAGTTATGAAATTATCCACTTCTTATATTCTAACTGTATTATTAGCTATCGGTTTAATTTTTACCAGCTGTAAGGATGCACCCATTACAGTAACGGATGATTTGGAAACTGAGACAGCCCTTTCTCTACTGGGTAGCACGAACACTCCTATTCAAACCACTACTACCGCTACATTGATTCGTATAGAACCAGTCTCTAGTGTTGAACTCCCCGGCGGTACGATTATAAATGAGTTCAACTCATTCTGGGAAGTGACCGGCGACTGGGAGGGGATTTTTATCGGTGAAAATCGTCAAACTATTCACAACAACGGAAGCATTACCGGACAAGCTTTATTTACCCATGAAGGTTCTGTTCTTGGTCGCGATGGAACATTAAAACTTCGTTTCAATGGTCATTTTAAGAAAGACGGATCATTTCAGGGTAAGCTTGCCATCTTAAGTGGTACCGGTGAGCTAGCAAATCTTCGCGGACAGGGTAAGAATATCGTTACCGGTCTCGGTGTAACTGAAGCTACGTTCTTCATAAAATTTGCACCATAAGTATAAACTAGCACTACTGATTGAAAGATTATCAGATATGAGGCTAGTCTTCTCTATACAATAACGGAATGTTTCCGCTTTTAAATCAGAACTATTAAATGGAGGGATTATGATGATTTCCAAAACTTTTTATACCAGCTTTCTTGCTTTTTTTATTTGTATTATGCCATTTGGATTTGCGTGTACCGAATGGGGTTCAAGCGCACCTGATGCAGCCGTTTCTGACGAAGCCCTCAGTATTGTTAAGTCCACAAGTCCTGCACCTTGTCAATCACCGGTAACGACACCTGTCTTGGAGTTTGAGGATGAAGGCACGGCGGAGGGGGTGGCCGTCTCTCAACAAGGCAATGTCTTCGTAGGGAATGCTGTTAGTGGTAAATCCGAAATTTGGAGTGCTCCAAAAGGAGATTTTGATCGGGCATTTCTTCTAGCCGATCTTCCGGGAGGAGATTTGATAGGAATGGATGTAGATGAGATCGGTAACGTTTATGCTGCGGTTGCTGCGCACCAAAATCCTGAATGGCATGGTCTATGGAAAGTACAAGCTGATGGTGACTCAGAGCGCGTAGGTGCTTTACCCGCATTCTTCGCCAGTCTGCCAAATGATGTAACAATCGATCCCAGGGGGAATGTCTTTGTTAGTGACAGCTTCGACGGCAAGATTTGGAGGCTTTCTCCCGATGGTGAATTTAGTACATGGATTCAGGATGATCTTTTAAGGGCCTTTTTCGGCAATGTCGAATTTGGAGTGAATGGTGTTGTCTATCACAATGGGGCTTTATACACTGCGATCACACTTAATGGACGAGTGATAAAAATTCCGATCCAACCCGACGGTTCTGCCGGTACGCCAACTATTTTTGTTCAAGACGACATTCTAATCGGAATCGACGGCATCGAACCAGACGTGCATGGGAACCTCTATCTCACAAATAATTTTGGGAACACAATACATGTGATTCGGGAGGAAGATCATAGCATAGAATCGATCTCTGTTGAGGGGCTTTCCGCTCCTGCAAGTCTTGCATTTAATAACAATCAGAAGGCACTTTATGTGGCAAATCTGAGTACGAGTGCTGGCTTCCCTCAACCCTACGCACCCGCATTGGTTAAGGTGAAGTTCTCTGCTCCGGTCGTCACTTGTGGCTCCTTCAACTGACCTTTGTGCCTTGGTTAAGTTTTGACTTTACCATTAATGTACAGCAAGTAACTGCATAATAGAAACAAAGATAGAAAGCCGGCCTATTAGCAGGCTTTCTATCTTTATAAGTAAAGTAGTGGCTATTAATGAAATATTAATAATTAAAATCTGCGATTGCCCAAATGGGTACCTTTAATATTGCCGGTGGTAGGAAGTCAGATTGACTCAGCGTAGATATGTCCTTTCAAAGGCCTGCCATATAATTTACACAGAATCTGGAGCTATAATATTTCACTGTGCACTTTTGGGAAGTATTACACGGCAAGGCCGGTCTTATTTAATGCTTTGGCTATATTACGATTGAAACATACGAATGGATATAGCTCAAATGTCTTAATTATTCAATTTGAACTACAATCTTTCCCAAATGATTGCCCTCACCGAAATATTGAATCAGCTTTGGGATTTCATCAAATTTATAGGGCCCATCAACAACAGGTCTTATTTGTCCCTTTTCAACGAATTCAGAGATCTGTTCTAACCCTTTATTAGGTTCCAGGTTGAGTACACTCAGTTTTTTACTGGTAAAAAGTGATATGAGTGAGCCAATCAATAATATTTCGAACAGCCTGAACATCGATCCCCCAACTGTAATGTAAGTGCCATTTTTGTTGAGGGATCGTGCATATTTAAACACAGACCGGTTTGATTTGGTATCAAGGATGAGGTCATATTTTTCTCCGGTGGTAGTAAAGTCCACTTTTTTATAGTCCATCACGCTATCAAACCCCAGCGATTTCATTAAATCGAGTTTTTCGGCACTGTCAACGCCGGCTACCTTTACCCCATATGGTTTCAAGATTTGTATACCAAGTGTTCCGACACCCCCTCCGGCACCGTTGATTAAGATACTCTGCCCGGATTTTACCTTTCCCTTCTCCACAAGTCCCTGTAGGGCAAGCACTCCGGCATGGGGCAAGGCCGAGGCATCACTGTGGCTTAACGTGGAAGGCTTTTTGGATAATATCTTTGCCGGCACGCAAACATACTCGGCAAATCCGCCAAATCCGCAATCCGACAGGTCGCAGTATATTTCATCTCCGATTTTAAAAGAACTCACATTGCGGCCTACCGCCTCGATCTTTCCGGAAACATCTACCCCGGGTATAGTTATTTTTGGCTTTTTTAAACCGAAAAACAAACGAATCACGAATGGTTTGCCTCTTACCAACCCCCAATCCCAATCATTGATAGATGTTGAGTGAACTTTCACTAGTACTTCATCAATTTCGGGAATCGGTTTTGATACCTCTCCAACTTCGAGAACATGCGGCAATCCATATTCCTTTAATATTATGGCTTTCATAAGATTTTATTTTATAGTCATAATGACTCACTACATTCACACAGCACCAAGGCTAATCATTTTTATCAGTTAAAGAATAGGTGCCATCCCTCTAATACGTTTTGATAGCCTTTCGCAGTTCTCTCAGGTACGCCAAATTTCCACTGTATATCTGCAGCTCGATAATAGAACATTGCTTTATTTCCTAAAAATCACTTTTTAACTCTTTCAGCTATTTGATTTCGTTGGCTTGAATAATTCGTTGCTCATCCCAATTATTTACCTCAAGGGCGATAAAGATCCCGATCACAACCAGCAGGATTTCTCCAATGGCATAAAGGATATAGTTTCAGAATTTATTCTGTTCCATAAGCGATTTTTGGGATTTGACGGGAGAAACGCAGAATATTTATTATTTGCTGAGTACAATGATGAACACAGTCTTTCCCGGTTGTGAATTGAGCTTTATAGTACCCCCGTGTGCCTTTATTATGTCATTTGTGATACTAAGTCCTAATCCGGTACCATTTGTACCCTTTTTGGTGGTGAAAAACGGCTGCATAATCTTATCCCTTGTATCCTCGGGAATCCCGGGCCCATTATCTTCAATGTAGATGGCGACTTCGTTGCCGATGTTTTGGGTTCGCACTATCAATAATGGGATATATGATTCTATAGATTGAGCATTTTCATCCATCATCTTCTCTCTCATGGCATCAAAGGCATTATTGCACAGGTTTAGAATGACCCGGCTGAAGTCTTCGGCTACCATTGTTACTTTATCAATGGATTCGTCCAGCTGTAGTTTGACATCTACATTAAAAGGATGCTTGCTAGCTCGCATACCATGGTAGGCAAGGTTGACAAACTCTTTGACAATGGGATTCAGTGGCGTGGGTTCTATATTACCATCACCGCCGCGAGAATGTTGCAACATTGATTTAACAATTGCATCAGCCCGGGCGCCGTGTTCATGGATTTTATTGAGATAGTTTCCGATATCTTTAAGTGTTATAAGTGCTTCATTAACTTTGTCACTATAGTTCTTTGCAAGCTTTTCACTGATGCAATTCAGTTCTTGATTAGTTTCTTCTAAAAGTTCAACACTCAAATCTGAAAAATTTATTACAAAATTCAATGGATTTTTGATTTCATGTGCAATGCCTGCTGAAAGTTGACCGAGTGAGGCAAGCTTTTCCTGCTGTACAAGCTGTTCCTGTGCTACCTCTAATTCCTGGAAGGCTTCTTCAATTTTTTCTTTAGCCCTTTCAAGTTCTTTAAAGTCTTCGTAGCGATCGTATGCTACAGAAAAAACATCAGCCATGGTTTGGCCAAGATCAAGACTATCATGTTCAAGGGGTGCAGTGTTACCAATATAGAGCATACCGTGTTTGAAGGGGAAAAAATGAAGGTCCAGTTTCTCAGGGGCAGACCCTGCTTCATATTTCTTTTTAGAGTCGATAAACCCACTTTCCATTAGGTTTTGGGTCCATTTATTGAAATCCTTTTTCTCCCAATGGATAGTGTATAATTCATTATTTTGCCAAGAAGCAGTTATTTCTTCAATCAATGGAATTCCCTCCAATGGCAGATGAAGGGCTGCTATTGGTTCTCCCTGGGCGGTACTAAGATACGTATGGCTTATTTCATTTTGCTCTTCAATGATAAACACGCCACAACGAATAAATGGAATTTCTAATACTTTGAGCTCATCCCATATTAGAGGAGTAATTTCTTCAAGATCTTCCGAGTTTCGCATAGAGGCAATTTCAGCTCGAATTCGGTCTAGTGAAGCCTGTCTGGCTGTTTCTAGTACCAGCCTTTCGGCTTTTTTTAAGTCGAGAAATCTGGTGTAAGTTTGTTGAAATACATCAGAAAAACGTTCCAAAAGTAGTATCGAATCTATGCTTGGCTCTTCATGTGTAATTATTCCAATTAAGCCTTCAGAAAAGTAGACACTAAATATGAAACGATGATCTTTAACACTGTTTTTTTCAAAAGGGATGCCTACCTCATCGCTCCAATATTGGATCCAGTTTTCTAGTTTTCGTTCGCTTAGATCCTGAATCCAGAATTTTTCATTACTTTTCCAATTTAAAAATATGTCAGAAATAATTGACGACTTACGTGCTTCAGCGGTAAACTTTTTAATGACTTCATGACCTTCCTGATCTGTTATCCAAAAATCTATAGATCTAGAGTCTTCATCGATAATCCCAATAAAAAATCGGTCTGGTGCAGATGTCCGTAAACTAATCTGTTCAAAGAAAACAGAGGCCACTTCCGCTAACTCACTACTATCGTGCATCGCCATTGTACGAGTCCTTACCCGTTCTATTGACAATTGAATCTTAACTTCACGGGCATATTCGTCAACTTTTTCCCGGAGTCTCCTATTTTCAAGCTTTAGCTCTTCATATAGTTTTTTTCCATTTTCAACGTCCATCTCTCCCCGGTTTTCTCAGTGGATGGTAAATAAAGCTTATTCCAGGCAATGTATTTATCACATCAAACTACTCTCTGTGAGCTCTACTGAATCCTAAATGCTAATAAGTCCAAACTCAATTCCGGTACTTTTTTGATGAACATATTAACACAATCTTCTACCCTATATTAAATACTAATTATGTAGGGCGAAGTACTAGTCGGCTAATGTCACTTATATTAATATAATTATTAACATATATTTTACAAGCATTTACAGGTAAGTTGTAATACCTAAATTTGATACACATCTTATCATTCAGCTTTATCCGGAATAGTAAAGTTGATTAGGATTACACCTATCTATGAAGTACTAATGAACCCTCATTAGAATCTTGTAACCTTTGCTGCATTTAGGCGTCTTACTTCGTGAATACAAAATTATCATCAATCTACAGACCAATATCATGATACTTAATAAGCTACCAAAAACTACGTTTACGGCACTTTTTGCAGCATTATTACTGTTTACCGGGTGTGACTTTAATGGCAATAGCGGCACCGGTACCATGGAGGTCATGCTGCATGATGCTCCTGCCACCTATGATGAGGTCAACGTCTTTATTGAACGAGTGGAGGTAAACAATACCCAAAACGACGACGGTTGGGTGGAAATTAGCAGTCCTCAGCAATCCTATGATCTTCTGAAGCTAACTAACGGAGCCATGGCCCAACTTGCTTCTACAGAGCTTGAAGTAGGTACCTATAAGCAAATTCGATTGATCTTGAGCCGTGAAGGTCACAGTGTGATGGTCGATGGTGTTCCTCATGATATGTTTGTACCCAGTGGAGCACAGACCGGTATCAAGCTCAATGTGAATGCAGAGATTGAGCCGGATATTACCTATACCCTATTGCTGGATTTCGATGCGGCACGTTCGGTGGTTGAGCAAGGAAGCGAGCAATCCGGAGTGGAATATTTGTTGCAACCTGTAATAAGGGCTACAAGTGAAGCAATCACTGGAAATATTTCAGGAGTAGTAGAACCGGTGGACTCGGATGCAGTTGTTGAGGCTATTGACAATTCGGGATCTGATCCGAAGATAGTTTCCACTACACCGGTGAGTGACACTGATGGTTCGTTTAAGCTGGTCGGACTGGAGGAAGGAACCTACACCGTATCCATAAAACCGGGCAATGAGAACTACCAGCCTGAAGAGATTACCGGTGTTGAAGTTACGGTAGGCGATACCAATGACCTTGGCACTGTGACCTTAAGCGAAAACTAATAGTAAACTGCAAGATGTAGTTCTATTTACTGTTCAGGATAGAGAAAAGGCCTGCCACTTTTGGCAGGCCTTTTTTATGAGCTGAATTGAACAAATATTTAACCTGGAATTATCTCCAGGGCCTCATCAAGCACTCTCCCATCGATAATTGAAGGCCATCGGCAACTGCTTTGACAGGAATTGATGCGAGATATTTATTTGCTATCTGTTAATAGAAAAGGATATAAGGGAAAACCTTTAATGGCTCAAGTGGAATTGGTTTATTTTCTTTTTAAGAAGTTGCATCCAAATTTTTACTCGCAAGTCAGAGTTGCAAAATCTGCAGCCGGTGATAGCATAGATTTGACGTAAAATTGGTGGTTTTTACCGGCTTTTGTCTATACTCCAGACTTTTATTTGGCATAAACAACATCTTTTTTGAATTCCAAACGGGTAAACTACTGTATATTATTAGTTTATCTACAACTTGATATTTGAATAAGATTAGACTACAATAAATAAAGACCGCTTCCCCTTTTTATATAACAGACGATATTGCCCTTTTACACTAACCTAATACGGGGTGATATTATGGGTAATAATAAAATCTGTGTTTTTCTACTAACCATCATTATATGCTGTGTACCTTTGCTCTTGAACGGGCAAGACTTTAGAGCGGCTTATGTTGATTTTATGTATGTGCCGGAAGGCATGAGTAGTGACTATGTGACCATGGAGCAGGAAATTGCCAAGCCTGTACATCAAGAATTGGTAAATCAGGGTAAAATGGTAAGTTGGTCACTTTGGGCAATACCTTTTCCGGGCGGTACAGGGGCAGAATACCATTATGCGACCGTTCGAATCTATGAAAATCTTGATCAGATAAAATCAGCCGGTGATTTTGGAGACGTTTTTGAATCAGTTCATCAGGGAGAGAATCTGGACGAACTATCGGAGACCATTTGGAAAACTCGTGACTTAGTAAAAACGCACCGGCTATTCAGCTGGGAACGTTTCGCAGACGAAGAGTTAACGTCTCCCGCTGAAATGATCCAGGTTGTTTACTTTAAAGTGCCAATGGGTAAAGTAGAAGCCTATCAGAACATGGAGCGCGACCTTTTTCATCCTATGCACAAAAAAGAGATAGAAATTGGAAAACGTGCCGGCTGGGAGGGTTGGGCGCTTAATCAGCCCTATGGGAGTAGCATGCCTTATAGCCATGTAGCCGTGGACTTATACGAGGATATGGATCAATTTGTGATGGATTATGACTACGACGCGATGCTAGAAGAAGTTCATCCCGATAAAACCGGTGATTATATGACGGATGTATTCTTAAATACAGTCGATATGGTCCGTATTGAACAATGGCACCTAGTTGATTTCGTGCAAGCAGAACAGTAGTCCGAAAAATAAGATATGATAAAATGCAGAACAGCAGCAGTCTAATAAAACTGCTGCTGTTTTTAAATCTGCTTACTAAGTGCACCACCAAGTTTTCTATTTTATAACAACTGGTGTTACAAAGACAGATTAACCATGCTTTGTCGAGTACTGTTATATAAAACTATATAATTCAGACACAAGCCGGATCTGAAATACTTTTTCTGAATTTTACAGCACCCTGATTAGCGCGATGCACGTCTTTTTTTTAATGAGCTAATTATAATGCATTCATATTAATTTTTGATTGACCGATTTATCAGTATACAAAAGCCACTGCTCTAACCGGTGATGCATTGCCATTCTTAATCTTTAGAGGGAAACCTAGAAAAATTACATCTTCCTTATCCAAGAGTTCACTTACATTTTCCAAAGCTTCAAACAATGGAATTCCATTTGTCAATATTGCATGATGATTAGGTATTAAGCTTTCATATCCTGTGAATCCTACTTCCACTCTTTCTGCAAACCCAGTAAAACTTTCAATCGAAAAGGCATCAGTTGCAACTGCTTTGACAGGAATTGATGCGAGATATTCAACAGCTTCAGATGATAAAAAAGGATATGAGGGAAGATCTTTATCATCTCCAGGAGGAGTGTAGGCAACATGTAGAATAAATATATCCCTGCTGCTAAGGTTTAATTCTATAAGTGGCTCCACCGGAATTGGTTGATTTTCTTTATATGAGGTAGCATCCAAAATTTTGACTGGACCAATAAGCTTTTTCAGATCCCAACCTTCAATAGACATACCATCCTTATCCATATGATTTGGTGCATCAAGATGAGCTCCCCCATGATTGAATAATTCTATATATGAGTTTCTAACATAAGTAGGAGTATCAATTCCTACATGTACAAAATTGGTTGTACCTCTAAAACCCAACATCTGCAATGCAGCCTTACCCCATATTTGTTCCGTTAAATTTTCAGTTATTACAGGACTGAGGTCGATAATCTCTTTGGGTAAGATAGTTTCCGGATTAAAATCCGAGTCATGTTGGTCAACCCCACAACCTACGGTTATAAACATAATTAGTGCAACAGAACCTAAGGCGAGTCTTATTTGGCCACTCATAGCAATGTCCTCCGCAGGCAATATTTTTTTATTTATCATCAATTAAATCTTTGGCTCCTGGATATATAGTTTTATTGCCTTGACAGTTACCGCACCAAGCAATACCCCTCCTAAAAACATTACTCCTATGCTAAGAAAGCCACCGAATACGCCCAGACTTTTAAATTCGTCTCCTACTGCCATAAGCAAAACCGGCAGGGTCCACCCGAGTACGCTATAAAAAATCCATGGCCATGTATCATCTGTGATTCTGTGAAGAAGCTTGCTTTGAAAAAACGCCACAACCAAGCCACCGATTGGGACATAGATCCAAAGTGAGTTAGGAAGGTTCATGCCAAAAAGATGAGTCAGGTCTAAAAAAAGAAATGGAATACCCATTCCGATTGTGGAGACCCACATCCAAGGCCACGGTGAATCCAGCCACCGTCTCAGAAACCACCCTTGTGCGAAACCAACACCTGCTCCCATTCCAATCCCGACAATAACCTGAACGCCTCCCCCGAGGGCATCGGCAGCCAAAGCCAATAGTATCACTAAAACGAAGCCTATTAACCATCCAAGGGTTGTTGTAATAATCCACCATTTGGTGATATAAGCTGATGTAATCACGGTAGGCTCACGGTTTTGGTTGATTTGTTTGAGAATCTCCTTAACATGACCTAAAAATGATGTGATAAGTTTTTTGTAAGAACCAATTCCACTGACTTTGCCTTTATTCAATATTAATTAACTACTCTGCTTCAGTTGAACTCCAGCTGTTAATCTTACACTTCCACTCACCGTTTGGCTGTCGTTTCCATACTTTAACCCACTTACTTTTATCTTTTTTCACTTGCCCCTTTGACGATGTAAACGTAATCTCACAGTGACCTATGGCCCATGCCATATCTTCCGCACGGGCAATTTCTACGGTGTCCTGTTGACAATCAAGAAATAAATGCTCATCAGTGAATAAGTTGGTGTAGAAGTCCGTAATAGATTTGAAACTGCTTAATGCCGGACGGTTCGGTGGCAGGAAAAGTGCATCGGGCGCCAAGAAAGTAGACCACTGCTTAATGTCCTTGTCATTTGCCGCATCGACCCAGTCTCGATATGCGGTGGTTATAGCCTGCTCATGGGCAGCAGGTTGAGCCAGTACCGGCTTCAATAGCATGATAAAAAGGAGAGTAGTTAATAGAATGACACCAATGGTGTAAACTTTATAATATCGTATCATGGCTTACCTCCTAATTCTGATCAGATATTAATAACTGGATTCAGAATGCTATCCGGCCTTCAGATATTATCCCATTAATTATATTGTAGTTATTTCTTGCGATTTATCCTACACCATCAGGAATAAACCTTCACAAATTTAATTTTCCGTAGCCAGGAGGTGGCTACTTTATTGCTGTATGATGGGTATGCAAACAGCGGAAATCTAATTATATCATCAGGCAACCTTTAATCTACCCGAGTGCCCAAATGTAACTTCAGCAATTGCGTCGGCTAGTTGTTTCCGTGAGATTGGTTTTGAAAGGAAAGTATGAAATGGATTTTCAAACGTACTTACCGCTGCCTTATAAAGATCACAATTACCTGAAATGAATACGATTGGTACTTCTGAATGGTGCCATATAGCTCTAGCCGCTTCAATGCCATTTGTTTCTCCGGCAAGGCAAATGTCTAAAATAATCAAATCCGGCAGATGCTTTTCATAAGCTGTTGCTACCTCTTCACCTTTTGTTATGACATCGACAACCTCATAATTCAGTTGTTCAAGCAGTTTCCGTTCGACCAATGAAATAAGTCTATCGTCTTCAACTATTAGTACTTTGGTCTTGCGTAGCCTCATAATTTCTCACCCCGATCATTTTTTCAATGATACTTAACTACTAAAATCTTAAGATTTGGCGAGTATAAAACCAATTATAATTATTTAATCAACATATATGTTAATGTATATAATTGGATAAGCTCTATGAACACAGGATATCACATAAATACTTTCCCTACTCCTGCAGTCTTAGCAGCTTAAAATAACCTGTCTCCGGAAGCTTTTTGGGTGACTAAAACCGCTTGAGCTTTTAAGGAGCCATTTTATTATGCGTTCAACTACTGATTGTTATTATGAACACGGTTTTGCCAGGCTCTGACTCAATGTCCAAACTGCCTCCGTGTGCTTTAATAATATCATTGGTAATACTCAGCCCGAGCCCTGTTCCCTGGTTTCCTTTTTTGGTCGTAAAAAATGGCTGCAGGATTTTGTCCTTCATCTCCTCCGGAATTCCGGGACCGTTGTCTTCAATCTCGATGATAACGTTAGAGCCTTTTTGACGGGTGCGGGCGGTTAATCTTGGCTCGTAATCGTTCGAAGAGTCATCCCCCAGTTCGCTCTGCTGACTCCCGCTTTCTTCCGAAGAGCCCACTTCGAGAGAAGGTGACTTTTTATTTTTTACATGCGACTTTTCACTCAAC encodes:
- a CDS encoding DUF3224 domain-containing protein translates to MKLSTSYILTVLLAIGLIFTSCKDAPITVTDDLETETALSLLGSTNTPIQTTTTATLIRIEPVSSVELPGGTIINEFNSFWEVTGDWEGIFIGENRQTIHNNGSITGQALFTHEGSVLGRDGTLKLRFNGHFKKDGSFQGKLAILSGTGELANLRGQGKNIVTGLGVTEATFFIKFAP
- a CDS encoding SMP-30/gluconolactonase/LRE family protein; translation: MMISKTFYTSFLAFFICIMPFGFACTEWGSSAPDAAVSDEALSIVKSTSPAPCQSPVTTPVLEFEDEGTAEGVAVSQQGNVFVGNAVSGKSEIWSAPKGDFDRAFLLADLPGGDLIGMDVDEIGNVYAAVAAHQNPEWHGLWKVQADGDSERVGALPAFFASLPNDVTIDPRGNVFVSDSFDGKIWRLSPDGEFSTWIQDDLLRAFFGNVEFGVNGVVYHNGALYTAITLNGRVIKIPIQPDGSAGTPTIFVQDDILIGIDGIEPDVHGNLYLTNNFGNTIHVIREEDHSIESISVEGLSAPASLAFNNNQKALYVANLSTSAGFPQPYAPALVKVKFSAPVVTCGSFN
- a CDS encoding NAD(P)-dependent alcohol dehydrogenase, giving the protein MKAIILKEYGLPHVLEVGEVSKPIPEIDEVLVKVHSTSINDWDWGLVRGKPFVIRLFFGLKKPKITIPGVDVSGKIEAVGRNVSSFKIGDEIYCDLSDCGFGGFAEYVCVPAKILSKKPSTLSHSDASALPHAGVLALQGLVEKGKVKSGQSILINGAGGGVGTLGIQILKPYGVKVAGVDSAEKLDLMKSLGFDSVMDYKKVDFTTTGEKYDLILDTKSNRSVFKYARSLNKNGTYITVGGSMFRLFEILLIGSLISLFTSKKLSVLNLEPNKGLEQISEFVEKGQIRPVVDGPYKFDEIPKLIQYFGEGNHLGKIVVQIE
- a CDS encoding ATP-binding protein, which translates into the protein MDVENGKKLYEELKLENRRLREKVDEYAREVKIQLSIERVRTRTMAMHDSSELAEVASVFFEQISLRTSAPDRFFIGIIDEDSRSIDFWITDQEGHEVIKKFTAEARKSSIISDIFLNWKSNEKFWIQDLSERKLENWIQYWSDEVGIPFEKNSVKDHRFIFSVYFSEGLIGIITHEEPSIDSILLLERFSDVFQQTYTRFLDLKKAERLVLETARQASLDRIRAEIASMRNSEDLEEITPLIWDELKVLEIPFIRCGVFIIEEQNEISHTYLSTAQGEPIAALHLPLEGIPLIEEITASWQNNELYTIHWEKKDFNKWTQNLMESGFIDSKKKYEAGSAPEKLDLHFFPFKHGMLYIGNTAPLEHDSLDLGQTMADVFSVAYDRYEDFKELERAKEKIEEAFQELEVAQEQLVQQEKLASLGQLSAGIAHEIKNPLNFVINFSDLSVELLEETNQELNCISEKLAKNYSDKVNEALITLKDIGNYLNKIHEHGARADAIVKSMLQHSRGGDGNIEPTPLNPIVKEFVNLAYHGMRASKHPFNVDVKLQLDESIDKVTMVAEDFSRVILNLCNNAFDAMREKMMDENAQSIESYIPLLIVRTQNIGNEVAIYIEDNGPGIPEDTRDKIMQPFFTTKKGTNGTGLGLSITNDIIKAHGGTIKLNSQPGKTVFIIVLSK
- a CDS encoding DUF4382 domain-containing protein — its product is MILNKLPKTTFTALFAALLLFTGCDFNGNSGTGTMEVMLHDAPATYDEVNVFIERVEVNNTQNDDGWVEISSPQQSYDLLKLTNGAMAQLASTELEVGTYKQIRLILSREGHSVMVDGVPHDMFVPSGAQTGIKLNVNAEIEPDITYTLLLDFDAARSVVEQGSEQSGVEYLLQPVIRATSEAITGNISGVVEPVDSDAVVEAIDNSGSDPKIVSTTPVSDTDGSFKLVGLEEGTYTVSIKPGNENYQPEEITGVEVTVGDTNDLGTVTLSEN
- a CDS encoding cyclase family protein, whose translation is MINKKILPAEDIAMSGQIRLALGSVALIMFITVGCGVDQHDSDFNPETILPKEIIDLSPVITENLTEQIWGKAALQMLGFRGTTNFVHVGIDTPTYVRNSYIELFNHGGAHLDAPNHMDKDGMSIEGWDLKKLIGPVKILDATSYKENQPIPVEPLIELNLSSRDIFILHVAYTPPGDDKDLPSYPFLSSEAVEYLASIPVKAVATDAFSIESFTGFAERVEVGFTGYESLIPNHHAILTNGIPLFEALENVSELLDKEDVIFLGFPLKIKNGNASPVRAVAFVY
- a CDS encoding YybH family protein; protein product: MIRYYKVYTIGVILLTTLLFIMLLKPVLAQPAAHEQAITTAYRDWVDAANDKDIKQWSTFLAPDALFLPPNRPALSSFKSITDFYTNLFTDEHLFLDCQQDTVEIARAEDMAWAIGHCEITFTSSKGQVKKDKSKWVKVWKRQPNGEWKCKINSWSSTEAE
- a CDS encoding response regulator, giving the protein MRLRKTKVLIVEDDRLISLVERKLLEQLNYEVVDVITKGEEVATAYEKHLPDLIILDICLAGETNGIEAARAIWHHSEVPIVFISGNCDLYKAAVSTFENPFHTFLSKPISRKQLADAIAEVTFGHSGRLKVA